In the Brevundimonas mediterranea genome, CGACCGTCCAGAATCTCGCCATCGACCGCCACCTTCTCGCCGGGGCGGACGCGCAGCCGGTCTCCGACGGCGACCATGTCGAGCGTGACGTCCTCGTCGCCGCCGTCGTCACGGAGCCGCCGCGCGGTCTTGGGCGCCAAATCAAGCAGCGCCCGGATGGCGCCGGACGTCTGTTCGCGGGCGCGCAGCTCAAGAATCTGGCCCACCAGAACCAGGACGGTGATGATGGCCGCTGCCTCGAAATAGACCGGCGCGCTGCCGTCCATCCGGCGGACCGCCGCCGGGAACAGAGCCGGCGCCAGCACCGCGACCACGCTGTAGATCCAGGCCGCGCCGACGCCGATGGCGATCAGGGTGAACATGTTGAGGCTGCGGTTGCGGAGGGAAGCCCAGCCCCGCTGGAAGAACGGCCAGCCGGCCCACAGCACCACGGGCGTCGCCAGCGCGAACTGGATCCAGTTGGAGGTTTGGCCCGAAATCCGCATCGCCAGTCCGGTCAGATGGCCGCCCATCTCGAGCGCGAAGACGGGCAGGGTCAGGACCGCGGCAACCCAGAGGCGGCGGGTGAAGTCGATCAGTTCGTGATTGACCGGCGCCTCGGCGGTGACGGTCTCCGGCTCCAGCGCCATGCCGCAGATCGGGCAGGAGCCCGGGCCCTCCTGGCGCACCTCCGGATGCATCGGGCAGGTGTAGATGGCGCCCGGGATGACAGGCGCCGGTTGCCGGGCCTCGCCGAGATAGCGGTCCGGATCGGCGATGAATTTGGTCCGGCAGCCCGCCGAACAGAAGAAATAGTCCTTATCGTCGTGGGCCGCCCGATGCGCTGTGGTCGCCGGATCGACGGTCATGCCGCAGACCGGATCGACCGCCTTCGCGCCGCTGTCCGCCGATTTGGCCGAACAGCAGCTGTGGTCGGGCGGATGCGAAGGGGAGGGCATGGACATGGCGGGCTCCTTGAAACAGCTGGACGCCATATATACCCTAAGGGGGTATCGCGCAAGGCGCTGTCCTGGGGTATGGTCGAACGGTCAGAGCGAGGAATTGGATGCAGACGGAAACAAAACCCAAGGTGTTGAACCGCCTGAACCGGATCGAGGGCCAGGTGCGCGGCATCGCCCGGATGGTCGAGGAGGACCGCTACTGCGTGGAGGTCCTCACCCAGCTCCAGGCCGTACGGGCGGCCCTGCTGCGCGTCGAGAGCGAGGTGCTCAGAGACCACCTTGACCACTGCGTCATGGGGGCGATGACCGGCGACGATCTCTCCGATCGCAAGGCCAAGGCCACAGAACTGATCGACCTTCTCGGACGCGCCTCGCGGTAGCGCAGGACATTTCCCTAGACATCCCGTCGGATTGGTTCGGCGAGCGTCTTAAAATATCCTCTCGGGTAGTCGGGCCGACCGCCGATCTGGCCTGCCCGGGGCGTGTGGACCCCGGACCGGAAACTTGCCCAAGAGATGATCCCACAGGCTGGTGAACAGGCCGAAAAACCCACGGAAAATCACGGGAGCGTAGCAAAGACGTGGAGCCTGCATCTGCGCCTAGGCCAGGACCTTGAGGCGCCGACCGCCCAGGCTCCCGGGCGACGGCTCCGGGCGCCGGGTCCTCAGACGGCTTGAGGAGCGCCCCTTCAAGGCGTGCATCCAGCTTACATACCTTGACGCCGAGCTGTTCTTTGAAGCCCGCCACGATGCGGTCCGGCTGGGCCTCAGGGCTCGACAGGGCCGTCGGAGAGGGCGGAATGACGAGGCGAGGGCCGGCCGATCAGCGCCAGAAGGCCCGATGACGATCGCCTGACGGCTCAGGGCGGACGGTCGTCCAGAACCACGCGGACCGAGCCCGCGCGAGCCACGGTCAGCTGGATTGCGACATGGGTGGGCGACGTGGTCTTCGTGCGCGCCCGCATAGACGGCCCATCCATCGCCCATGGAGAAAACCGCGCTCGATGAGATCCAGGCCATCGTTCACCACGGCCCGCGCTGAACTGTGGGCTGAGCCGGTGGCACGCGTCATCCCGCCTTCCGATGAAACCTGCAAGCCGACCGCCATGAGCCCGCGAGCGGCGCAGGATCAGATCATGGCCTTTTCTCCAGCGCGGCAGGCCTGACCCCCGGATGCGAGAGGATGAGGGATGGCGGCGACCGATGCGTAGACCAATTAAGCGGTCCGTCCTGTGCCGCCCGCCGTGGGGGCCATCGTTCATGACGTCCGTTTCTCCGACTCACGAAGGCTACCCGGCTGATCTGAGGGCCCTGACCAGCCTGCGGGCCTTCCTGGCCATGGGCGTGGTGCTGTTCCACTACCAGCTTCAGTGGGATCCGGCCCTGGGCTACAGCCCGATCATCGAGCGAAGCCGGCTGGGGGTCGACGCCTTCTTCATGCTGTCGGGCTTCATTCTGGCCCACGTCTACGGCCCCGCTTTCGCCGCAGGAACGTTCAGCTACAGGCGCTTCCTCGTGGCCCGCTTGGCTCGGCTCTATCCCCTCCATCTGGCGATTTTAGGCGGTGTTCTGATCATGGTGCTCGGAGCTTCAATCTCTGGCGTTCCGTTCGATCTCTCGACCTACACGACAGAGGGCTTCTTCAAGACCCTGTTCCTGGTACAGGCGTGGTTTCCAAGCGAAATCGGATACAATTGGAGCGGCCCGTCCTGGTCGCTCTCGGCGGAATGGTTCGCCTATCTGCTGTTCCCGGCCTACGCCCTTCTCTCGATCCGGATGAGACATCGTCCTTGGTTCCTGCTCGGCTTGGGCATCGTCAGCTATGTTGTCATCGACGCGGCCTACGTCTCAACCTTCGGCAAGGTTCTGCCTCGGGCCGAGGACGACATGGGCATCTTGCGCATAGCGCCGGCCTTTCTGATCGGCATGGCGCTCTACGGCTTGGGCCATCGCTGGCGCTGGAGCCGGCCCGTCGCCATCGCCGCCGCCCTGGCTGCTACCCTCGTGTTGCTCGGCGCTATGCAGCTGTCGTTGGACGACCGGATCATCGTCGCCCTCTCAGCCCCCGTTATCCTGACCTGGTCCCTGCTCGCACGCGCGGACTGCGAGGGGCCTCTCGCCGCCCCTGCGCTGGTTTTCGCCGGTGAAGCCTCCTTCGCCCTCTATCTCGTGCACATGCCCGTCCTCGTCGCCTTCAAGGGCGTGGTCGCCGAACTGCGCGGCATCGACAGCGCCTTCCGCATCACGCCAGTCGAACTGGCAGGGTTGTTCGTCGTCACGGCGCTGATCGCGGCGGCCCTGCATCTGCTCGTTGAGAAACCTGGGCGAACCTGGATCCGACGCCGGTTCGAAAGCCGGCGAGCCCGGCCCGCAGCGCCGGCCTGACCCCGGGCCACGAGACGTGGGTACTGCCTCGGCGTCGGTCAATCCCGACCGGTCGGCGCCGCACTGGCGCCGCAGCGACCCGCAGCCCACCAAGAAAACATTTTGAGAATGATAGTGAGTCACTCCCATGCCGCCCCTTACCACGACTGGCGGATCGATCAATGTTCGCATCGTCGCAGCCGTCAACGGAGCTCCCGACCTCCGCCATCACGTATCCACCTGAAGGACGAATCCTAGCCATATCGTGATGCGGCAACCTCGACCGTTGCCATTGGGATCGGGTCGCACTATGGCGGATGAAGGAGCCGTTCAATCTTGTCTCGCCTGTTTCGCACCATTTGCGTCAGCCTGTGCGCCGCCCTCGTGGCGACGTTGAGCCTGCATGGGGTTCAGGAAGGGCGGCACCAGATTGCCCATGCGTCGGATTGGCCGGCAGTCGCGATCGGCCACGGTGATCACGCAGAGATCGCGGACGTCGATCATGGCTCGCTGCACGTCCATATCGCCCCCGACGCGCCGGCCGAGGATCCACTGGATCAAGCCGAAGACGGCGAAGACG is a window encoding:
- a CDS encoding metal-sensitive transcriptional regulator, whose amino-acid sequence is MQTETKPKVLNRLNRIEGQVRGIARMVEEDRYCVEVLTQLQAVRAALLRVESEVLRDHLDHCVMGAMTGDDLSDRKAKATELIDLLGRASR
- a CDS encoding acyltransferase family protein, translated to MTSVSPTHEGYPADLRALTSLRAFLAMGVVLFHYQLQWDPALGYSPIIERSRLGVDAFFMLSGFILAHVYGPAFAAGTFSYRRFLVARLARLYPLHLAILGGVLIMVLGASISGVPFDLSTYTTEGFFKTLFLVQAWFPSEIGYNWSGPSWSLSAEWFAYLLFPAYALLSIRMRHRPWFLLGLGIVSYVVIDAAYVSTFGKVLPRAEDDMGILRIAPAFLIGMALYGLGHRWRWSRPVAIAAALAATLVLLGAMQLSLDDRIIVALSAPVILTWSLLARADCEGPLAAPALVFAGEASFALYLVHMPVLVAFKGVVAELRGIDSAFRITPVELAGLFVVTALIAAALHLLVEKPGRTWIRRRFESRRARPAAPA